The Chlamydiales bacterium STE3 genome includes a region encoding these proteins:
- a CDS encoding Salicylate biosynthesis isochorismate synthase (Product derived from UniProtKB/Trembl:F8L162;Gene name derived from UniProtKB/Trembl:F8L162;EC number derived from UniProtKB/Trembl:F8L162), with translation MNDFLDQFLSSGTIFAKDDHHLFVGYGKRNWSAEPNNSVPNWYFPDFFLKNQNPWFTHPFWEIITTKELQGRLEKNSTKVSLEWVSSQEMIFDESFEKLKTSFAQKKLNKAVPYLFQRASQGPTKDLIARMLSKALEYTLNSHLYIYGFWNEKEGILGATPEKLFAKDGLALSTMACAGTLADGQQYGSEAEAKKLLKEHNLVIEGMKDDLGPLGHSLLVGETTWRSFHQLNHLMTPIEIVLHKNIPFLDIVRALHPTPAIGTYPKKEGSLWLKEFDALIPRHRFGAPCACAFQNRILCLVAIRNVQWTKEEMQIGAGSGIIEESILEKEKNEIAAKIAAVKGMLGYE, from the coding sequence ATGAATGATTTTCTCGATCAGTTTTTATCAAGCGGGACAATTTTTGCAAAAGATGACCACCACCTTTTTGTGGGTTATGGCAAAAGAAATTGGAGTGCTGAACCGAACAATTCTGTACCAAATTGGTACTTCCCTGATTTTTTTCTAAAGAATCAAAATCCTTGGTTTACCCATCCTTTTTGGGAAATTATCACCACAAAAGAGCTTCAAGGCCGACTTGAAAAAAATTCTACAAAAGTTTCTCTGGAATGGGTCAGTTCGCAAGAAATGATTTTTGATGAATCTTTTGAAAAATTGAAAACAAGTTTTGCGCAAAAAAAACTTAATAAAGCAGTTCCTTATCTTTTTCAAAGAGCATCTCAAGGTCCAACCAAAGACCTTATTGCGAGAATGCTAAGTAAAGCTTTAGAATACACTTTAAATTCACATTTATACATTTATGGCTTTTGGAATGAGAAAGAAGGAATATTGGGCGCAACACCTGAAAAGCTATTTGCAAAAGATGGCTTGGCATTGAGCACAATGGCTTGTGCTGGAACATTAGCTGATGGACAACAATACGGTTCCGAAGCAGAAGCCAAGAAATTGCTTAAAGAGCACAACCTAGTTATTGAAGGAATGAAGGATGATCTTGGTCCGCTTGGTCACTCACTATTAGTTGGTGAAACAACCTGGAGATCCTTTCACCAATTAAATCACCTGATGACTCCTATTGAAATTGTATTACATAAAAACATCCCCTTTTTAGATATTGTGAGAGCCCTGCATCCTACTCCTGCTATTGGGACCTACCCTAAAAAAGAGGGTAGCTTGTGGCTAAAAGAATTTGACGCATTGATTCCAAGACATCGGTTTGGGGCCCCTTGTGCCTGTGCTTTTCAAAACAGAATTTTATGCCTGGTAGCCATCAGAAATGTTCAATGGACTAAAGAAGAAATGCAAATCGGTGCAGGCTCGGGCATCATTGAGGAAAGCATTCTGGAAAAAGAAAAGAATGAGATTGCAGCCAAAATTGCAGCGGTTAAGGGGATGCTTGGCTATGAATGA